From one Ursus arctos isolate Adak ecotype North America chromosome Y, UrsArc2.0, whole genome shotgun sequence genomic stretch:
- the LOC125281245 gene encoding AP-1 complex subunit sigma-2-like → MQFMLLFSRQGKLRLQKWYVSLSDREKKKITREIVQTILAHKPKMCSFHEWRDLKIVYKRYASLYFCCAIEDQENELITLEIIHRYVELLDKYFGSVCELDIIFNFEKAYFILDEFLLGGEVQETSKKNVLKAIEQADLLQEEAETPRSVLEEIGLT, encoded by the exons ATGCAGTTTATGTTGCTTTTTAGTCGTCAGGGAAAGCTTCGACTGCAGAAATGGTATGTCTCACTAtcagacagagagaagaaaaaaatcacaagggaaattgtTCAAACTATTTTAGCACATAAACCTAAAATGTGCAGCTTTCATGAGTGGCGAGATCTGAAGATTGTTTACAAaag ATATGCTAGCTTGTATTTTTGCTGTGCTATTGAGGATCAGGAAAATGAACTGATTACTTTGGAAATAATTCATCGTTATGTGGAATTACTTGACAAATATTTTGGCAGT gtGTGTGAACTTGATATCATCTTTAATTTTGAGaaggcttattttattttggatgagTTTCTTTTAGGGGGGGAAGTTCAGGAGACATCCAAGAAAAATGTCCTAAAAGCAATTGAGCAGGCAGATCTACTGCAGGAG GAAGCTGAAACCCCACGTAGTGTTCTTGAAGAAATTGGACTGACATAA